From Desulfovibrio oxyclinae DSM 11498, a single genomic window includes:
- the tsaD gene encoding tRNA (adenosine(37)-N6)-threonylcarbamoyltransferase complex transferase subunit TsaD has protein sequence MLTLGIETSCDETAVALVEDGRLVAQELASQVDVHAVFGGVVPEIASREHLRVLPVLFRTLMERTGKRPEELDTIAVARGPGLLGALLVGVSFAKTLSLSTGARLTGVNHLWAHLLAPSLERELVFPAVGLLVSGGHTHTYRVDSPVEFELLGRTLDDAAGEAFDKVAKLLNFPYPGGKKLDDLGKEAEPDTALFPKAYVDNNSLDFSFSGLKTAVANYVGKHPELVLERMETSALDKLDAGHRETLAGVCASFNWSVAETLRIKVERALDQVPDAKALVVAGGVAANSMIRGFMSDLARERGVELVLPGFSLCTDNAAMIAAAGDMLARRGMYHDLSLEAVPRGRTVPHDWIVK, from the coding sequence ATGCTCACGCTCGGGATCGAGACCTCCTGCGACGAAACCGCCGTTGCGCTCGTCGAGGACGGTCGGCTTGTGGCGCAGGAACTGGCCTCGCAGGTGGACGTCCATGCCGTGTTCGGCGGCGTGGTTCCAGAGATCGCCTCGCGTGAGCATCTGCGCGTGCTCCCGGTGCTGTTCCGCACGCTCATGGAGCGTACCGGAAAGAGGCCGGAGGAGCTGGACACCATCGCGGTGGCGCGTGGACCGGGACTGCTCGGGGCGCTTCTGGTAGGCGTCAGCTTTGCCAAGACCCTTTCGCTTTCCACCGGCGCGCGGCTCACGGGCGTCAACCACCTCTGGGCGCACCTGCTTGCACCGTCGCTTGAGCGCGAACTCGTCTTTCCGGCAGTTGGCCTGCTGGTTTCCGGCGGTCATACGCATACATATCGCGTGGATTCGCCCGTGGAGTTCGAACTGCTCGGCAGAACCCTTGATGACGCGGCGGGGGAGGCCTTCGACAAGGTAGCAAAACTTCTGAATTTTCCCTATCCCGGCGGCAAAAAACTGGATGATCTTGGCAAGGAGGCCGAACCGGACACCGCTCTTTTCCCGAAAGCCTATGTGGACAACAACAGTCTGGACTTCAGCTTCAGCGGTTTGAAAACAGCGGTGGCGAATTATGTCGGCAAACACCCTGAACTGGTGCTGGAGCGAATGGAGACCTCGGCGTTGGACAAACTGGATGCCGGGCATCGCGAAACGCTTGCTGGCGTGTGCGCGTCCTTCAACTGGAGCGTGGCCGAGACGCTTCGTATCAAAGTGGAGCGAGCTCTGGACCAGGTGCCCGACGCAAAAGCGCTGGTGGTGGCGGGCGGCGTGGCCGCGAACTCAATGATCCGCGGTTTCATGTCGGATCTGGCACGGGAGAGGGGAGTGGAACTGGTGCTGCCGGGCTTTTCCCTGTGTACCGACAACGCCGCCATGATCGCAGCGGCCGGGGACATGCTCGCACGGCGCGGCATGTATCACGATCTTTCCCTCGAAGCCGTGCCGCGCGGGCGTACCGTGCCGCACGACTGGATTGTAAAATAG
- the fbp gene encoding class 1 fructose-bisphosphatase: MPQQVTVTEHLLLHQKRIPGATGQFTRLFNEIVLSAKIINREVNKAGLVDVLGFTGKTNVQGEEVKKLDEYANRILIHRLARSGVLCAMASEENADIIEVPHGLPLGDYVCIFDPLDGSSNIDVNVNIGTIFSIFKRVSPEDSHLLSTDVLQAGLHQVAAGYVLYGTSTMLVFTTGDGVHGFTLDPGVGEFLLSHPNIRIPEQGRVYSVNEGYSSYWDEPTKEILEYFKSTDNNRRKPYSGRYIGSLVADFHRNLIYGGIFMYPADNRDPKKPEGKLRLTCEANPMAFIVEQAGGMAVDGRNRILELEVENLHQRTPLFIGSREDVLKVREIYREHDAKG, translated from the coding sequence ACCCGACTTTTCAACGAGATCGTGCTCTCGGCCAAGATCATCAACCGGGAGGTGAACAAGGCGGGGCTCGTGGATGTGCTCGGCTTCACCGGCAAGACAAACGTTCAGGGCGAGGAAGTCAAGAAGCTGGATGAATACGCAAACCGTATCCTCATCCATCGTCTGGCCCGGTCCGGCGTGCTCTGCGCCATGGCCTCGGAAGAAAATGCGGACATCATCGAAGTTCCGCACGGGTTGCCCCTTGGCGACTACGTATGCATCTTCGATCCCCTCGACGGTTCCTCCAACATCGACGTGAACGTCAACATCGGAACCATCTTCTCCATCTTCAAGCGCGTCAGCCCCGAAGACAGCCATCTGCTCTCCACGGACGTGCTGCAGGCCGGACTGCATCAGGTGGCCGCCGGATACGTGCTGTATGGCACGTCCACCATGCTCGTCTTCACTACGGGCGACGGAGTTCACGGATTCACGCTCGACCCCGGCGTCGGAGAGTTCCTGCTTTCGCATCCAAATATCCGCATCCCGGAACAGGGGCGCGTGTATTCGGTCAACGAGGGCTACTCCAGCTACTGGGACGAACCGACCAAGGAAATTCTCGAATACTTCAAGTCCACGGACAACAACCGGCGCAAGCCCTACAGCGGGCGTTATATCGGTTCGCTCGTGGCGGATTTCCACCGCAACCTGATCTACGGTGGAATCTTCATGTATCCTGCGGACAACCGGGACCCCAAGAAGCCCGAAGGCAAGCTGCGCCTGACCTGTGAGGCCAACCCCATGGCCTTTATCGTGGAACAGGCCGGCGGTATGGCCGTGGACGGGCGCAACCGCATCCTCGAACTGGAAGTGGAGAATCTGCACCAGCGCACGCCGTTGTTCATAGGCTCCCGCGAGGATGTGCTAAAAGTGCGTGAGATTTACCGCGAGCATGATGCCAAGGGTTAG